A genomic region of Magnolia sinica isolate HGM2019 chromosome 6, MsV1, whole genome shotgun sequence contains the following coding sequences:
- the LOC131249590 gene encoding putative disease resistance protein RGA3, protein MAALLVDPLVLLAIEKLHKVLEDEVVLLVGVTGEIKKLSRMFTLIKAVLKDAETRQGKDEAVKIWLQNLKGVAYDVEHILDEWMTEALRSQAPNGGDGSCFSKMKVRSFLSPITCFKHVVLRHKIGSRIKEVRGRLHDIAEEKNQLGLRADSGEGERVDSELRWGERETSSLLDQTSVIGREGEKNEVLVLLLQEATEVPMVISIVGMGGLGKTTLAQLVYNDEVVKRHFDVRMWHRLHCILQAKKFLLVLDDVWSKDSQQWEKLRLPLQDGALGSRIIVTTRIEDVACMMGSTDHMHKLAVLSDEDCWLLFRSKALEHRSEEECSQLEEIGRQIVKKCGGVPLAAKTIGSVMHSRRTRSQWELVLRSEMWNSGDFFEGILPALLLSYYDLPPALKQCFAYFSIFPKDWRIWKDMIVKLWVAQGFVCSINGRGDMEEIGELYFDDLLRRSLLQDANINSDGSIEYCKMHDLVHDLAQYIAGSNCSVVEISKETSLNINNVQHSFLVDNNEGGDEADKLASISATLHKAHKLRTLPLQHSEISKVPDKLFHHLRRLRALDFSSTHIKKLPKTVGQLKHLRYLDLSHTYIEELPEELSNCINLQTLRLNGCEKLRKLPRGMRKMISLRHLEFKGLNDLRYLPQGIGILTELRTLTKFIVGGDDQGCKCGELKHLNHLQGSLRITSLQNVRSRDEASEAELYKKQHLHALSLEYDDKGGEPLNDEMKKMEEVLESLQPHTNLKELNIEYYKGSKLPKWIGNPMFSNLVEVKLSHCLKYKQLPGLWKLPSLTFLFIEGMVEVKKVGGEFIGDDQNDGSGGGGVSFPKLETLCFQEMPNWEEWELRGGDGEVMPSLLQLTIKDCPKL, encoded by the exons ATGGCTGCTTTGCTTGTTGATCCGTTGGTCTTGCTCGCAATAGAGAAATTGCACAAAGTTCTGGAAGATGAGGTGGTCTTGTTAGTGGGTGTCACCGGTGAGATCAAAAAGCTTTCCCGTATGTTCACCTTGATCAAAGCTGTGCTTAAAGATGCTGAAACTCGGCAAGGGAAAGATGAAGCAGTGAAGATCTGGTTGCAGAATCTCAAAGGTGTGGCCTATGATGTGGAGCACATATTAGATGAATGGATGACAGAAGCTCTCAGATCACAAGCACCCAATGGAGGTGATGGGTCCTGTTTCAGCAAGATGAAGGTAAGAAGCTTCCTCTCACCTATTACTTGCTTCAAACACGTTGTGTTACGCCACAAAATTGGGAGTAGGATAAAGGAGGTGAGGGGTAGATTACATGATATCGCCGAAGAGAAGAACCAATTGGGTCTTAGAGCAGATAGTGGGGAGGGTGAGAGAGTGGATAGTGAATTGAGgtggggtgagagagagacaaGCTCCCTACTCGACCAAACATCAGTGATAGGTAGAGAAGGTGAAAAGAATGAAGTCCTAGTCTTGCTGCTGCAGGAGGCAACTGAGGTGCCCATGGTTATTTCTATAGTTGGAATGGGGGGATTGGGCAAGACCACCCTTGCTCAGCTCGTCTACAACGATGAGGTTGTCAAGCGACATTTTGACGTGCGAATGTGG CATCGCCTCCATTGTATATTGCAGGCAAAGAAATTCTTGCTGGTGCTTGACGATGTTTGGAGCAAAGACAGCCAGCAGTGGGAGAAGCTGAGACTTCCCTTACAAGATGGTGCACTCGGGAGTCGAATCATTGTAACCACTCGTATTGAAGACGTTGCATGCATGATGGGAAGCACTGATCACATGCACAAACTGGCGGTCTTATCCGATGAGGATTGCTGGTTATTGTTCAGAAGTAAAGCTCTGGAGCATCGGAGTGAAGAAGAGTGTTCTCAGCTGGAAGAGATTGGAAGGCAAATCGTAAAGAAATGTGGAGGGGTGCCTCTCGCTGCAAAGACAATAGGGAGTGTCATGCACTCGAGAAGGACTAGAAGCCAGTGGGAGCTTGTCTTGCGAAGTGAGATGTGGAACTCAGGTGATTTCTTTGAAGGCATTTTACCGGCTTTGTTACTAAGCTACTATGATTTGCCTCCAGCTTTGAAGCAGTGCTTTGCATATTTCTCTATCTTTCCTAAAGATTGGAGGATATGGAAGGATATGATAGTCAAGTTATGGGTGGCACAAGGTTTCGTCTGCTCCATTAATGGAAGGGGAGACATGGAGGAAATTGGGGAACTGTATTTTGATGATCTGCTAAGGCGCTCACTGCTCCAAGATGCAAACATCAATAGTGATGGCAGCATAGAATAttgcaagatgcatgatttagttcatgATCTAGCGCAATACATTGCAGGAAGTAATTGTTCAGTGGTGGAGATTAGCAAGGAAACCTCGTTAAACATTAATAATGTCCAGCATTCTTTTTTAGTTGACAATAATGAAGGTGGTGATGAAGCTGATAAATTGGCTTCCATTTCGGCCACCTTGCATAAGGCCCACAAATTGCGGACGTTGCCACTACAACACTCAGAAATCTCCAAGGTACCAGACAAGTTATTTCATCATTTAAGACGCTTAAGAGCATTGGACTTCAGTAGCACTCACATCAAGAAATTGCCTAAGACAGTAGGACAGTTGAAACACTTGAGATATCTTGATTTATCTCACACATACATAGAGGAGTTGCCAGAGGAATTGAGTAATTGCATCAATTTACAGACCCTGAGACTCAATGGCTGTGAGAAGCTAAGAAAACTGCCTAGAGGGATGAGGAAAATGATTAGCCTGAGACATCTTGAATTCAAAGGTTTAAATGATCTGAGGTACTTACCGCAGGGTATAGGGATTCTAACTGAGCTTCGGACATTAACAAAGTTCATTGTGGGGGGTGACGACCAAGGATGTAAATGTGGAGAACTGAAACACCTTAATCATCTTCAAGGTAGTCTTCGAATTACCAGCTTGCAAAATGTCAGGAGCAGGGACGAAGCTAGTGAAGCAGAACTGTATAAGAAGCAACACCTTCATGCTCTATCCTTGGAGTACGATGACAAAGGTGGTGAACCGTTGAATGATGAGATGAAGAAGATGGAGGAAGTGCTTGAAAGCCTCCAGCCTCATACAAACTTGAAAGAGTTGAACATAGAATATTACAAAGGTTCCAAGCTTCCCAAGTGGATAGGGAATCCAATGTTCTCCAATCTAGTTGAGGTGAAACTCTCACATTGTCTCAAGTATAAAC